The Hordeum vulgare subsp. vulgare chromosome 4H, MorexV3_pseudomolecules_assembly, whole genome shotgun sequence genomic interval acgagcattcggagcgtatttaacgtaccgattgaattccactctatacatcgtaacctcccaggagggcaacggtcatacgttttcgtacaccattattagcatttaaggcatacgttacctgtaacgtaggcatttattcgccactattccacccctgtccaccgggccgttgtggagggcagcgcactctatataagctgcccttccccactggtgccggggttggcttttactgtaatcctatattccactcgatactaagctcccaagagcactgagacgtagggcttttacctccaccgtagaggggcctgaactcatacatcctcgccgtagctaaggctctgcccatccttttataccctacacatctactgtcagacttatacccacgacgggCCACCTGATAAGGCACAAGACGGCACACGTCAAAGAGGCAGCAAAGGCGGCGGCTATGGCTACGGCTGCACGACAAGGTTGAAGGATTTCTAGAGCATGGCATGTAGTATTTGTAATTTCTTTCCTTTCTTTATCTTTTAATCTTTTAGTATTTCTACTAGAGGATGACTTGTACTCTTTTAGTTTTATGAGATGGAAGATTTCAATGAGTCGGTGCTAATAAAACTTTAGATTTATCTCATATAATACTCTATCAAAATTTACATTTTTGTTTTacattttttggtttttttgctTTTTTGTCTATTTTACGGAAAAAGGTAAAAAGAAATGTAATCGGGCTAGCGTGCCAAACCTGGTCGGCATGCCGTGTGTCGGCCCGTTTAACCCGTGTGCCGTGCCTGGGCTGCCACCCCGGGTATGTGTGTCGTCACGGCACAGCCCGGTTAGTAATCGTGTGAGGGCGGGCCATGTCGGCCCGTTTGGTCAGGTATGGATGAACAGTTAGAATGCACGCTATAtaagaacaaagaagaaaaatttAGAAGGAAGTGGTTTGTTGGATGGTTGCAACATTACGTTCAAAGAAGAACTTTTTTTGATGTGGTTAACcatttatttttctcatttaGGAATTTATACAAGTACTACTATATTACGCTTCAAATTTCACGACAAGCAATTTCGCTAGCCATCAGGTCCGAGGTTCGACTCCCCTAACTCTCCTATCTTTTTATCAAAATTAAAAAGAAGACAACCAAAAAAAAAGACTTGCGACTTTTTACTGAAATTTAAAAGCAGACAACCAAAAAAGGATACTTGTGAAGACGAGCGGGAATTGCGGATCGGACGGACAAGACGTGTGGGGTCGAGCAGGATTTGTGGATTCAAGATCGGGCGAGCGGCGGGCTAGCCGAGGTCGTTCAATTCGAAACCAACGGAATTGGGATCTTTcgaatttgttgttgttttcagaaCGTCTGAAATTCTAACTTTTCCGTTGTttaaattccatttaaaatatACTccttctgtaaactaatataaaaacgtttagattactaaaatagtgttctaaatgctcttattagtttacggagggagtatatggcaCGGTTGGATGACCGGTACTTACTGTCCACTGTGTGTTTTAGAGGTCGGAGATGCCCTTGTGTGCGGGGCTGTACTTTCGTTGTCAAAAGCCACACAACAGATAAGGCGAGACCATGCCCACGAGAATTCAGTTGATGTTGACTAGTTTGATCTccggcctccttctcctccattcATATCCATCATCGCTCGCGCGAGCGATCAGTAACACGACATTCATGGCGAGCGCCAGGGTGGCGATGGTTCCGACCAGAGCAAGCTTCGTCACTCCCCGCAGCTTCTTCAACTGGGGCAGAGGCGCAAAAGAAGCcgagacgccgccgccgccgcagttcCAGTACCATGGCGTGGAGCCGCCGTTCCCCATGTCGCTCGTGGCCAACACGCACCTCAGAGGCCGCGAGCTCAGCTGCTGTTACAGGGCCACCGTTGACGGCTTCAGCGCGACGGACTTCCACCGGCGGTGCGACTTCAAGGGCCCCTGCGTCATCGTCGGCTACACGGCGGGAGGCTCCTTCAGGTTCGGCGGGTTCAGCCCCGAGGGGTACCGCAGCACGGACGACTACTACGACACGCTCGACGCCTTCCTCTTCTACTGGCCTCCGGCATCGCCGGAGGTCACCACCGCTGCCGTTCCGGTGGTTCTGCCCAAGGTGGGCGGGAGCGGCGCGGCGCTGTTCGACTACTCGCGGGGTGGGCCGCAGTTCGGCGCCGACGGGCTGCTCATCGGCCCGCCGCTCTCCGCCGTGATGGGGGTGTTCACGGGGCCCGACGCCAGCGTCGGCGTCGGCGACCTCCGTCGCGCGCGGTCACGGCTCGGGCTGTCCTACGCGAGGAGGGAAGACGGCAAGGAGAGCCTCTTCGGCGACGAGTCCAAGGCCGAACTCGAGGAGGTGCTCGTCTTCTGTAGCCCCCAGATTGCCAGCATGTACTAGCTCAATTTGCTTAGAGCTATGGGAGGATAATTAAGCTAACTAGTCAAGGAGGATGCTGTCATTGTCCCGTTCTTGCAAGTGTTAATGGGAATGCTAAAAGGATTGTAAATTCGTCATTGTTTTCTTTCGTTAAAGTGGTTTATGCTGATGCGTAAGGGAGTGATTGTGTCAGCTCCACAGGCCAACGTCCGCGAATAACCCACGGTCCCATCTCTCCGACAGTGACACTTTCGTGAGTGATTCCTTAATTAATCTAAGATGAATTAACCATTCCTTAAATGCATATGTGCGAGCAAGATTCGACTCATTTCTGTAACCCGCCGTGGGACCGCACGATCGCgtgtcttttttcttttcttagaACAACCTTGTATTCCATTACAAAGTTAGACTCGCTAAATCGCGAACTAGAGTTTACTATAATTTTGGAGAAATAACCTAGCCAAGTTTAATATTGACCATCTCCTAATCTTACATCATATGCTGCTAGGTTATGAGCTGCTACATTACAGGATATTGAACAGATATTAATATTTACATTATCAAAAGCCACATTCAAATGAAATTTTATTTCCTCAAACACAACACCTAAAGTGGACAGGTCATACTCCTCGTTTGAGATCGCCTGCTTCAATACCATGGAGCCTGCTTCAAATATCACATGATTGTATCCCATCTGCGTAGTTGTGTTAATTGCATATAACATGGCCATGACTTCTGCATGGAGTGCATTGGATACATGTTTCAGATTTCTTGCTCCTCCACCCATAAGCACACCACTATCAATTTTGATAGTAAAACCCCATCCATGAGACGAAGTCGATTCATGAAAAGCATCATCTATATTTATTTTAAGAATCCCATTCGGGGGAGGAGACTAACATATGGTTGAAGCTTGTTTCTAGGTGCTCCTTTGCTTCTTAAGGTTCCCGCATTCAAAGACATGATAGTTAATAGAAGCAATCATATCATCGGGAGATTTCATTTGGTTTCTGGCATTGGCCTTGTTTCTCTCATGCCACCACATCCAGAACAGAATACACACCTTCATACGATCTGCCTCAGTAAGGTGAAATATCTCATCAAACATACTTAGTGGGTCACTGCACTTTAAAGTTTCTCTCTAACTTCTTCCATTTGGGCTAGCGACCAAAGCCTCCTCACCTTCTTGCATTTCAAAAAGCAGTGGCTCCCATCCTCATCGTATCTGTTACAAACTAGACATCTAGTATCCACCAGCATACATGTGTTCTTCAGTTTTATTCTTAAAGGTAAGCTCTATGTTTCCATACGCCATAGCAAGTGTGGAATTTTATTCGGAAGAGGTAAGGCCCATATTTTCTTCCATTCGAAATCGGTTGTTTCTCCACTgcttgcagagctagatggctggCCATATCTTGATTCCCTTTCTGCACAGTCCACTGTTCCCTTGTATGTCGACTTCACGGAAAAAATCTCTTTCTTGTTAAAGTGACATGCCACATAGTCCTTCATATTCTCATAAATGAGGATTTGTAGGATTATCCTAGCATCTTCTACATTGAATGTTTGGTGCATTAGGTCATTATCCCAACCATAAGTTACTGGATCAATAAGTTCTGCCACCCTTGAGACTAGATTTCGTCCTTTCAGTGTGGTAACTCCTCTCGTGATGCCTCTTGGAAGCGAGGGGTCTTTCCAAATATTAATATTTCTTCCATCTCCGACTCGACAAATTATGCCTTTCTTCTTGAGTTGTACACTGTTCAAAATACTTCGCCATGTATAAGACATCCCCTTCCTTGACGTAGCTTCAATCATGATTTGGCCTGGATGATATTTCGCTTCAACTGCtcgagcacaaagagaagaagggctTTGGAGTAGCCGCCATCCTTGTCTTGCAAGCATGACCATATTAAAAGGGTGCAGGTCTCTGAATCCCAAACCTCCCTCTCTCCTCGGTTTAGACAGTTTCTCCCAACTCGTCgagtggattttattggccttaTCCATATGGATCCACCAAAATCTACATATCATGGAACTAAGGTCATCACATAAGGACTTGGTTAGGTCAAAACAAGCCACAGAATACACTGGGATTGCATGTGCTACTGCTTTGATTAAGATCTTTTTTCCCGCTTTCGATACTAACCTCTCTTTCCAACCTTGGATTCTCTTCCACACCCTTTCCTTTATATACTGGAAGGCCCTTGATTCTGATTTTCCAGTGTAAGGTGGCATTCTGAGGTATCTCCCTTTTATTCCTTCTGTTGGTATGTTCATGATTtccattattttccttttctcctCTCTACTTGTATTCTTATTAAATTGGATGGCTGGTTTATATTCGTTTACCACTTGTCCTGAGAAAACTTCATATTTGTGCAATATGTCATTGACAACCATAGCATTCTCTCCATTTTCTTCAATGAGCAGCAATGAATCATCTGCAAAGAGTAGATGACTAACACTTGGTGCCTCCCTACATAATTTAATCCCTCTCAGACTCCCATTTCATTCAGCTTCCTTTAGCATTGCTCAGAAACCCTTCGCATAAAAAAAGTAAGGTGATAAGGGGTCTCCCTGACGTAGTCCTTTATGGGGAATAATAACCTATGTTGTATCTCTATTGACCTTGACCTGCTACCTCACAGTTGCAACACACTTCATCACTAGATTTACCCATTCACTATCATACCCCAACACTACACAACGACGCTCCAAAGGCAACATGCATCTGTTGGTATAAGTGAGCATCGCCGACACATTTTTTGTCCCAAACTGTACCGACACACAGTATATCAgagttatatatgttggggaacgtcgcatgggaaacaaaatttttcctacgcgcacgaagacctatcatggtgatgtccatctacgagaggggatttcagatctacgtatccttgtagatcgcacagcaaaagcgttaagaaacgcggttgatgtagtggaacatcctcacgtccctcgatccgcccgcgaactatcccacgaaccgtcccgcgatccgtcccacgatccgctccgatctagtgccgaacggacgacacctccgcgttcagcacacgtacagttcgacgatgatctcggccttcttgatccagcaagagagacagagaggtagattagttctccggcagcgtgacggcactccggaggttggtggtgatctaatctcagcagggctccgcccgagctccgcagaaacgcgatctagaggtagaaccgtggaggtatgtgatcggggctgccttgaaaaagttgtctcaaatcagccctaatagctccatatatataggaggaggggaggggaggcttgccttgaggctcaaggagccccaagggctgcgcctattggaaatatgccctagaggcaataataaaatggttattatcatatttccttgttcatgataatcgtctattgttcatgccataattgtattaacaggaaacactaatacatgtgtgaataaatagatcacaatgtgtccctagcaagcctctagttggctagatcgttagtcaatagatgatcatggtttcctgatcatgggcattagatgtcattgataacgggatcacatcattaggagaatgatgtgatggacaagacccaatcctaagcataacactagatcgtattgttcatatgctaaagcttttctaatgtcaagtatcttttccttcgaccgtgagattgtgcaactcccggataccgtaggagtgctttgggtgtatcaaacgtcacaatgtaactgggtgactataaaggtgcactacgggtacctccgaaagtgtctgttgggttggtacgaatcgagatcgggatttgtcactccgtgtgacggagaggtatctct includes:
- the LOC123451191 gene encoding uncharacterized protein LOC123451191, coding for MPTRIQLMLTSLISGLLLLHSYPSSLARAISNTTFMASARVAMVPTRASFVTPRSFFNWGRGAKEAETPPPPQFQYHGVEPPFPMSLVANTHLRGRELSCCYRATVDGFSATDFHRRCDFKGPCVIVGYTAGGSFRFGGFSPEGYRSTDDYYDTLDAFLFYWPPASPEVTTAAVPVVLPKVGGSGAALFDYSRGGPQFGADGLLIGPPLSAVMGVFTGPDASVGVGDLRRARSRLGLSYARREDGKESLFGDESKAELEEVLVFCSPQIASMY